In the genome of Triticum urartu cultivar G1812 chromosome 5, Tu2.1, whole genome shotgun sequence, one region contains:
- the LOC125510373 gene encoding RING-H2 finger protein ATL80-like isoform X1 has protein sequence MPRHLLQQPVDRLAAMAAAPAVVAGGGTSVHTDTLLILAAVLCFVLCVVGLGMVARCSRMCNPSAFSVDAPGAMAKSPCKGMKKKALESLPTVSWQPEPRKVDEERPECAICLAEFTRGDEVRVLPHCGHGFHAACVDVWLLSSSTCPSCRRALVVAAAQSPAATESPPPQTCRERADVVAAAQASAAGTVADESGVRTRRFHL, from the coding sequence ATGCCGCGCCACCTGCTGCAGCAGCCCGTCGACCGCCTGGCCGCGATGGCCGCCGCGCCGGCCGTGGTGGCCGGCGGTGGGACGAGCGTGCACACGGACACGCTGCTCATCCTGGCGGCGGTGCTCTGTTTCGTGCTCTGCGTGGTCGGGCTGGGCATGGTCGCGCGCTGCTCCCGCATGTGCAACCCCTCCGCCTTCTCCGTCGACGCGCCGGGTGCAATGGCCAAGTCGCCGTGCAAGGGGATGAAGAAGAAGGCGCTGGAGTCGCTGCCCACCGTGTCGTGGCAGCCGGAGCCGAGGAAGGTGGACGAGGAGCGGCCGGAATGCGCCATCTGCCTGGCGGAGTTCACGCGCGGCGACGAGGTGCGCGTGCTCCCGCACTGCGGACATGGCTTCCACGCCGCCTGCGTCGACGTGTGGCTCCTCTCCAGCTCCACCTGCCCGTCCTGCCGCCGCGCCCTCGTCGTCGCGGCCGCCCAATCGCCGGCAGCCACCGAGTCTCCCCCTCCCCAGACGTGCCGTGAGCGTGCCGACGTAGTCGCGGCTGCGCAGGCCTCGGCCGCCGGCACAGTGGCCGACGAGTCCGGAGTCCGGACGAGGCGCTTCCACCTCTGA
- the LOC125556585 gene encoding uncharacterized protein LOC125556585 — translation MHSKTLWGHTRLVYMPVYHITTRPIPTVFHISGPSPCPPPLPFIPSASFLPNHQKKRTSIYSFSPSMAPRGGYTVEGGSSITSMDLGHGSVESGESLQPEHRIVDEPSKDILDLEFYGIDMSSTHRCIHGMHPAKKVAFVYAATGRRFLGCPLSGDDMCHWFLWIDEPWGPVLSRSIKNLWDQTSRGADRAAMLETKKKEMEHAYFDLWTERSNMEIEHEQVVNGLKNKLVDNEIKMSRRLDFHIKLCVASISSAVTLASLLAYVLSTLT, via the exons ATGCACTCCAAAACACTGTGGGGCCACACTAGGCTCGTGTATATGCCTGTATATCACATTACTACTCGACCCATTCCCACCGTATTCCATATCAGTGGGCCCAGTCCCTGTCCGCCCCCACTTCCCTTTATCCCTTCTGCCTCATTTCTTCCCAACCACCAGAAGAAGCGGACCAGTATCTATTCTTTCTCCCCATCAATGGCGCCTAGGGGCGGCTACACAGTAGAAGGAGGAAGTTCAATAACGTCCATGGATCTAGGCCACGGGAGTGTTGAATCAGGCGAATCTCTTCAG CCGGAACACCGTATTGTGGATGAACCTTCAAAAGATATTCTGGATCTGGAGTTCTACGGCATAGACATGTCCTCTACACACAGATGCATTCACGGAATGCATCCAGCAAAAAAAGTTGCGTTCGTCTACGCAGCCACAGGGAGGAGGTTCCTAGGATGCCCTCTCTCG GGAGATGATATGTGCCACTGGTTCTTGTGGATTGATGAACCATGGGGTCCAGTACTTAGCCGTTCAATAAAAAACCTATGGGATCAAACTTCTCGGGGTGCTGACAGAGCAGCAATGTTGGAGACAAAGAAGAAGGAAATGGAGCACGCTTACTTTGATCTTTGGACTGAAAGAAGCAATATGGAGATAGAACACGAGCAGGTTGTCAACGGTTTGAAGAACAAATTAGTTGACAATGAGATTAAGATGTCCAGGAGGTTGGATTTTCACATTAAGTTGTGTGTGGCATCTATTTCTTCAGCTGTTACTCTAGCTTCATTGCTGGCTTATGTTCTATCTACATTGACATAG
- the LOC125556586 gene encoding RING-H2 finger protein ATL80-like: protein MPRHLLQQSVDRLAALAAPPAAAMARGGTSVHTDTLLILAAVLCFLLCVVGLAMVARCSRLCNPSAFSVDAPGAVAAPCKGIKKKALQALPTVSWRPEQRNEEEGERPECAICLAEFAGGDEVRVLPTCGHGFHAACVDVWLLSNSTCPSCRRALVVAAAQSPAVTGSPPPQTCCERADAVAAAQASVVW, encoded by the coding sequence ATGCCGCGCCACCTGCTCCAGCAGTCCGTCGACCGCCTCGCCGCCTTGGCCGCGCCTCCGGCGGCCGCCATGGCGCGCGGCGGGACGAGCGTGCACACGGACACGCTGCTCATCCTGGCGGCGGTGCTCTGCTTCCTGCTCTGCGTGGTCGGGCTGGCCATGGTGGCCCGGTGCTCCCGCCTGTGCAACCCCTCCGCCTTCTCCGTCGACGCGCCGGGGGCAGTCGCGGCGCCGTGCAAGGGGATCAAGAAGAAGGCGCTGCAAGCGCTGCCCACGGTGTCCTGGCGGCCAGAGCAGAGGAacgaggaggagggggagcggccgGAGTGCGCCATCTGCCTGGCGGAGTTCGCGGGCGGCGACGAGGTGCGCGTGCTCCCGACGTGCGGCCACGGCTTCCACGCCGCCTGCGTCGACGTCTGGCTCCTGTCCAACTCCACCTGCCCCTCCTGCCGCCGCGCCCTCGTTGTCGCGGCCGCTCAATCGCCGGCGGTCACCGGGTCTCCCCCTCCTCAAACGTGCTGTGAGCGCGCTGACGCCGTCGCGGCTGCACAGGCCTCGGTCGTATGGTAG
- the LOC125556587 gene encoding RING-H2 finger protein ATL80-like — MPRHLLQQSVDRLAALAAPPAAAMAHGGTSVHTDTLLILAAVLCFLLCVVGLAMVARCSRLCNPSAFSVDAPGAVAAPCKGIKKKALQALPTVSWRPEQGDQEEAGEKPECAICLAEFAPGDEVRVLPTCGHGFHAACVDVWLLSSSTCPSCRRALVVSPPPSATEPPPPQTCCERADVLAAQASAAVSGPGRCRPSAQ, encoded by the coding sequence ATGCCGCGCCACCTGCTGCAGCAGTCCGTCGACCGGCTCGCCGCACTGGCCGCGCCTCCGGCAGCCGCCATGGCGCACGGCGGGACGAGCGTGCACACGGACACGCTGCTCATCCTGGCGGCGGTGCTCTGCTTCCTGCTCTGCGTGGTCGGGCTCGCCATGGTGGCCCGCTGCTCCCGCCTGTGCAACCCCTCCGCCTTCTCCGTCGACGCGCCGGGGGCAGTGGCGGCGCCGTGCAAGGGGATCAAGAAGAAGGCGCTGCAAGCGCTGCCCACCGTGTCGTGGAGGCCGGAGCAGGGCGACCAGGAGGAGGCGGGGGAAAAGCCGGAGTGCGCCATCTGCCTGGCGGAGTTCGCGCCCGGCGACGAGGTGCGCGTGCTCCCGACGTGCGGCCACGGCTTCCACGCCGCCTGCGTCGACGTCTGGCTGCTCTCCAGCTCCACCTGCCCATCCTGCCGCCGCGCCCTCGTcgtgtcgccgccgccgtcggccaCCGAGCCGCCCCCTCCCCAAACATGTTGCGAGCGCGCCGACGTCCTTGCGGCGCAGGCCTCGGCCGCCGTCTCTGGCCCCGGCCGTTGCCGGCCGTCGGCACAGTAG